In one window of Coralliovum pocilloporae DNA:
- a CDS encoding GNAT family N-acetyltransferase: protein MMLTASDENSAGDKSEADKGRVAGRGLRIRVAQEAEEVVKILPLGREFHDKSIYSDITFSEDKCRRLFADAVSHPNRSAVLMAELHGRTLGFLYCSAGEYLFGEGTAMTTVHVFYVSDEVRGTLLVGRVGLGLIKAAELWSQHRGCKRLLVHDTASTVRDRRLYSILGKVGYEVLGLNVSKLLF from the coding sequence ATGATGCTGACAGCATCAGACGAGAATAGTGCAGGCGACAAAAGCGAGGCCGACAAGGGCCGTGTTGCCGGAAGAGGACTGCGCATTCGCGTTGCGCAGGAAGCGGAAGAAGTGGTGAAGATCCTCCCCTTGGGTCGAGAGTTTCACGATAAGAGCATCTATTCCGATATCACGTTCAGCGAAGACAAATGCCGCCGTCTGTTTGCGGATGCGGTTTCGCATCCCAATCGGTCAGCCGTTTTAATGGCCGAGCTTCACGGACGCACTTTGGGCTTTCTCTATTGTTCTGCTGGGGAATATCTCTTCGGAGAAGGCACCGCGATGACAACGGTTCATGTCTTCTATGTTTCTGATGAAGTGCGTGGAACATTGCTGGTCGGCCGGGTCGGTCTAGGACTGATCAAGGCAGCAGAGCTTTGGTCTCAGCATCGCGGGTGCAAAAGACTGTTGGTGCATGATACGGCGAGTACGGTTCGGGATCGGCGCCTTTATTCTATTTTGGGTAAGGTGGGATATGAGGTATTAGGATTAAATGTGTCAAAGCTTTTGTTTTAG
- a CDS encoding type I secretion system permease/ATPase → MSVQPAEIAESDDPDVAFGGAESLVLLLGYHGIRADVEQITHHFSSDDGQINPIDMVRAARQQGLKAKAVTTSSRKLGNLPLPGIGRARNGTYFIIAKVSGDRVLIQRPGEPAEDMLLSELEAEWPGELILGARRAQDLATSLKFGFRWFLPIIAKYKRLFSEVLIASFFIQCFALITPLFFQVIIDKVLVHQGLTTLDVLIIGLVGIIFFEAVLSFLRTYIFSHTTSRVDVQLGAQLFRHMLALPIAYFESRPTGQTVARIRELDSIREFLTSSALTLVIDLLFTVVFFSVMWLFSPVLTLIVLGSVPFYIALSIGITPAMRRRVEERFQRGAINQSFLVENIAGVETLKSMAVEPQMHRRWDENLAAYVKSSFKTITLGAAGSQAVQTINKITMALVLWIGAKAVINGELTVGQLVAFNMLAGHISQPVIRLAQLWQDFQQFRISIERLGDILNTRTEATTSSTPDNLPRLKGRIELKNVTFRYRPGEPEILRDVSLTIESGETIGIVGRSGSGKSTITKLVQRLYVPEHGRVLIDGTDISLLDPARLRRQIGVVLQDNILFNRSVRDNIALSNPAMPMKRVIQAAELAGAHEFILQLPHGYDTLLEERGSNLSGGQRQRIAIARALATNPRILILDEATAALDYESERTFQKNLSLVARGRTVIIVAHRLTTVRGADRIVVMDEGQVAETGTQNDLVKADGLYAELVRMQ, encoded by the coding sequence GTGAGCGTACAGCCCGCTGAAATAGCCGAATCTGACGATCCGGATGTGGCATTCGGAGGTGCAGAATCCCTTGTGTTGCTGCTTGGTTATCACGGGATACGTGCAGATGTCGAGCAGATCACCCATCACTTTTCATCGGATGACGGGCAAATCAATCCAATTGATATGGTCCGCGCTGCCCGGCAGCAGGGTCTAAAGGCCAAAGCAGTCACAACGTCTTCACGTAAACTGGGCAACCTGCCACTTCCAGGCATTGGACGTGCCAGAAATGGAACATATTTTATTATCGCCAAAGTGAGTGGCGACAGGGTGCTGATCCAGAGGCCTGGGGAGCCCGCAGAAGACATGTTGCTTTCGGAGCTTGAGGCAGAGTGGCCCGGGGAGCTTATCCTTGGTGCCCGACGGGCTCAGGATCTTGCGACCAGTCTGAAATTTGGGTTTCGTTGGTTCCTGCCAATCATAGCAAAATACAAACGGCTCTTTTCGGAGGTTTTGATTGCCTCATTCTTCATTCAGTGTTTTGCGCTGATAACACCACTCTTCTTTCAGGTTATTATCGACAAGGTGCTGGTCCATCAGGGGCTGACAACGCTGGATGTGCTGATCATCGGTCTGGTTGGCATCATATTTTTTGAAGCTGTACTCAGCTTCCTGAGAACTTATATCTTCTCACATACGACAAGCCGTGTTGACGTGCAGCTTGGTGCCCAGTTGTTCCGCCACATGCTGGCTCTACCGATTGCGTATTTTGAGAGCCGCCCGACAGGGCAGACGGTTGCGCGGATTCGTGAGCTTGATAGCATCCGGGAGTTCCTGACCAGCTCCGCATTGACCCTTGTAATTGATCTTCTGTTTACAGTGGTTTTCTTCTCGGTCATGTGGCTGTTCTCGCCAGTTCTGACGCTGATTGTACTGGGGTCTGTGCCATTCTACATTGCGCTATCGATTGGCATTACGCCAGCGATGCGAAGGCGTGTGGAGGAGCGTTTCCAGCGCGGGGCGATCAATCAGTCTTTTCTGGTGGAGAACATTGCAGGGGTCGAAACCCTTAAATCTATGGCTGTTGAGCCACAGATGCACAGGAGGTGGGATGAAAACCTTGCCGCCTATGTGAAGTCTTCCTTCAAGACCATTACGCTGGGAGCTGCCGGATCCCAGGCCGTCCAGACAATCAACAAGATCACAATGGCTCTGGTTCTCTGGATAGGTGCAAAGGCCGTCATCAATGGGGAACTGACAGTTGGCCAACTTGTGGCTTTCAATATGCTTGCGGGTCATATCAGTCAGCCGGTTATTCGTCTTGCCCAGCTTTGGCAGGACTTTCAGCAGTTTCGAATTTCGATTGAGCGTCTCGGGGATATTCTGAATACGAGAACCGAAGCGACTACATCGTCAACGCCCGACAATTTGCCCCGCCTCAAGGGGCGTATAGAGCTTAAGAATGTCACCTTCAGATACCGACCAGGTGAACCGGAGATTCTGCGTGATGTTTCGCTGACGATCGAATCAGGTGAGACAATTGGGATTGTTGGTCGCTCGGGATCAGGCAAGTCAACGATCACCAAACTGGTGCAGCGACTATATGTCCCAGAGCATGGTCGTGTTCTCATTGATGGTACAGATATCAGCCTTTTGGATCCAGCCCGTCTCAGACGGCAGATCGGTGTGGTGCTTCAGGACAATATTCTGTTCAACAGGAGCGTGCGGGATAATATCGCATTATCTAACCCGGCCATGCCGATGAAACGGGTGATTCAAGCCGCTGAGCTGGCAGGTGCACATGAGTTCATCCTGCAATTACCCCATGGATATGACACCCTTTTGGAGGAGCGCGGCTCCAACCTTTCGGGTGGCCAAAGGCAGCGGATCGCGATTGCCCGAGCGCTTGCGACAAATCCGCGAATTCTCATTCTGGATGAAGCAACTGCAGCGCTTGATTATGAATCAGAACGCACGTTTCAGAAGAATTTGTCTCTTGTAGCGAGAGGAAGAACCGTGATAATTGTGGCCCATCGCCTTACCACAGTCAGGGGTGCTGATCGTATCGTGGTAATGGACGAGGGGCAGGTTGCAGAAACCGGAACGCAGAATGACCTGGTGAAAGCCGATGGTCTCTATGCGGAGTTGGTCAGAATGCAATAG
- a CDS encoding HlyD family type I secretion periplasmic adaptor subunit, whose translation MTQSKVFKSASANDALEFLPAALEVLETPPAPSGRILALVIASFFLIAVVWAAMGSIEVVAVAQGQIIPSGQVKTIQPLETGVIRAIHVKDGQTVDQGALLIELDPTDASANVNTLEHDLLMTRLEAARTSALMSDNALDAFEPPKGLTTALVSNARNLISDTRERHKAALKSLEAEIERNQSTLRSLNIEKDKLDKLLPIVRERLDAQEQLLEKELTQKPIVLSLKQELIERTATWKDLREKRAQTFATIEGLKQRKQELIASFMQELYTQHQTSLAETAKLEQQLIKEKKRQTYRQLTSPVTGTVHQLSVHTVGAVVNSAQMLMTIVPAHSKLEIEAMIPNKDIGFVEPGQKARVKLEAFPFTRYGHIDGTLASISTDAIAHKDLGAVYKAVVQLDTQTITADGKAISLSPGMSATVEVNTGHRRIIEFFLSPLLRYRDEAIRER comes from the coding sequence ATGACACAGTCTAAAGTATTTAAATCCGCCTCGGCGAACGACGCCCTTGAGTTTCTGCCTGCAGCACTCGAAGTTCTTGAAACCCCACCTGCACCTTCAGGGCGTATTCTCGCTCTGGTGATCGCATCCTTTTTTCTGATAGCAGTCGTCTGGGCAGCGATGGGCAGCATTGAAGTTGTTGCGGTGGCTCAGGGGCAAATCATTCCCAGCGGCCAAGTCAAGACGATCCAACCCCTGGAAACTGGCGTCATACGGGCGATCCATGTGAAAGACGGGCAGACAGTTGACCAAGGCGCACTTCTCATCGAACTGGATCCCACGGATGCATCAGCCAATGTGAACACATTGGAGCATGACCTTCTGATGACTCGCCTTGAAGCCGCGAGAACCAGTGCGCTGATGTCGGATAACGCGCTTGATGCATTTGAGCCGCCTAAAGGCTTAACAACGGCATTGGTCTCAAACGCAAGAAATCTGATTTCAGACACGAGAGAAAGACACAAGGCAGCGCTGAAAAGTCTGGAAGCAGAAATCGAGCGCAACCAGTCGACCCTTCGCTCGCTGAATATTGAGAAGGACAAACTGGATAAACTGCTGCCGATTGTCCGTGAGCGTCTCGACGCTCAAGAGCAATTGCTTGAAAAAGAGCTAACCCAGAAACCGATTGTCTTGTCGCTTAAGCAGGAATTGATCGAACGGACAGCCACCTGGAAAGATTTGAGAGAGAAACGGGCACAGACCTTCGCAACAATCGAAGGGCTTAAACAACGAAAGCAAGAACTGATCGCAAGCTTCATGCAGGAGCTCTATACTCAACATCAAACCTCACTTGCAGAAACAGCAAAGCTTGAACAGCAGCTCATTAAAGAAAAAAAACGACAAACCTATCGACAGTTGACATCACCGGTTACGGGCACTGTTCACCAACTCTCAGTTCATACTGTCGGGGCTGTGGTGAACTCCGCGCAAATGCTGATGACCATTGTACCGGCGCATTCAAAGCTTGAGATTGAAGCGATGATACCAAACAAGGATATTGGCTTTGTAGAACCCGGCCAGAAAGCCAGAGTCAAACTTGAGGCCTTTCCCTTCACGCGTTACGGCCATATCGATGGCACGTTGGCATCAATCAGTACAGATGCGATTGCCCATAAGGATCTTGGCGCAGTCTACAAAGCAGTTGTTCAACTGGATACACAAACAATAACCGCCGATGGCAAGGCAATTTCCCTGTCGCCGGGAATGTCAGCAACCGTAGAGGTCAATACTGGCCACCGAAGAATTATTGAATTTTTCCTGTCACCACTCCTGCGCTACCGAGACGAAGCTATCCGAGAACGCTGA
- a CDS encoding ankyrin repeat domain-containing protein, translating to MVSNIISFNVIDNLGNLIKDFRHDIIEAAYYGDLDGIKQAVAENPACVHYVDEFTGKNALHFSAGLGNYSCAKYLVDHTDIDVNAEDKRGETALLHAARIGHDALGTMLMDKMNPYRHESTGKPPSYTI from the coding sequence ATGGTAAGTAATATTATTTCATTTAACGTAATTGACAATTTGGGTAATCTTATAAAGGATTTTAGACACGATATTATTGAGGCTGCATATTACGGTGATCTGGATGGCATAAAACAGGCTGTCGCCGAAAATCCAGCCTGTGTGCATTATGTGGACGAATTTACGGGCAAGAACGCCCTACATTTTTCTGCCGGATTGGGCAATTATTCTTGCGCAAAATACCTTGTTGATCACACAGACATTGATGTGAACGCAGAGGATAAGAGGGGTGAAACAGCTCTCTTACATGCAGCAAGAATTGGCCATGATGCTCTTGGCACAATGTTGATGGATAAGATGAATCCGTATCGGCATGAATCTACAGGCAAGCCGCCTTCTTACACTATATAG